The Gemmatimonadota bacterium genome contains the following window.
CGGTTCGGCGCTGGCCATCGGATCCTCCGCCTTGCAGTCTACGCAATGAAATGTATTGCGAGACTCGGGCCGGCACAAGCGCCATGGCCGGCCTGGCATGTTGCTCACGTCAAAGACGTAGAGCTTGCCCGCAATGGTGGAGAGGTAGACGACGTCGCCCACGGGCCAGAAAACCAGTGCGGGACGCGCTCGCCTCAGAAGAGCCGTTCGACCCAGGGCACAGGGAACGCTTCCGAAGTGACGATGCGCTCTGAATCCGGGTGGAGGGGGTTGATGAGCACATTGCGGCCGATTGGGCGGCTCGCAACCGCGGGGACGATCAGGACGGCGCTCCTCGCCTGCTCGAGCCACCCATCGCCGAACCGCAGCGCCTCGGGTGAGTCCTTCGCATCCCAGCCCGGCAACTCGGCCGGGTCAAGAACCTCGATCAGATCGTCGGGGATATTGATCCGGACCGCGTGATGTGGGCCGGGAAGCGTGCGCGGCCGGAGCGCGTGGGCGAGGATCTCGAGGACCGCCCCCGCGAAGGTATCGGAGGCATAAATCACCAGGCGGCCGGGCCAGTTCCACCTGCCACCCCTCAGCATCGCCCCAGTGCCGTCGTAGACGGCGTGCCGCGCCTTCGCGATGCGCCAGGCGACGGCCATCAGACCGGGAGTGAATACTCCAGCCTGAAAAGCAGCTCCTCGACCTGGCGAGTGCCCAGGTCACTCCTCGCGAGATCCACGGGGCGCTCACCGCCGAGCTGCGGCTGTCGGGACGTCAGGAACTCGTGGGCCAGAGCCGGATCCTCCCACACCTCCTCGGCGAGTGCGGCCATGCGGGCCAGACGCTCGAGGCGCTGGCTCTCCTCCGGATTCAACCGCTTGCGCCGACGTTGCAGCGTGGTCTTGGGGACTATGCGATACTTGAGCTCGCTCGCCTCCGGCCCCTCCCCGATAATGTGATGTACGGCTCGATCCAAAGCCTCGACCGGAAGCCCATTCTCGACAGCCTCGCGCAGTTCGTCCAGCGTGCGGATGCGCCGCCGCAGCGTCCGCTCGCCGCCCATGATCCTTGCCACGGCCGGCGCCCTGATGCTCATGTGGCCTCCTCATTCCATATGGCCCCAATTTAGTGACCATGTGGATCGGAATCAATACCACAGGGCGACCGCGGCGACCGCGGCGCGGGTTGCATCTGCCAGGGGCCCAGAGCGCAAACGATAACCGGCCTCAAGGCGTCGGCGCACCCACCAGCTTCGCCACCCAGAGGCCGGTGTTGATGTCGCTGGCCAAGACGTGGCCGTTGTGCGGGATGGCGCTCCAGGCCAGCGCCACGTTGGGCCGGTAGCCTGCGAGCGAGCCGGTGTAGAGGCTGCCGATCACGCGCGCCTGCTCGCGCAGCTCGCCGCGCAGCTCGCCGCTCACGTCCAGCACGCGCACGCCGCCGTCGTACGCGCCGATATAGAGCAGCCCGTCCTCCGCCCACAGGTTGTGCGCGCCGAACTCGACCGGATCGTACTGCGCGACCTTGCGCGGGCGCTCGAGGTCGCTCACGTCCACGACGTGCACCAGCCCGCGCGTGGTGAAGCGCTCGCGGCTGGCCAGGTCCACGGTGCCGGGATAGGACTCGTCGGCCAGGAAGACGTAGCGGCCGTGGCGGAAGACGGAGTGCGAGCCGGCCATGAAGCCGGGCGGGTAGAGCTCGGCGTGGCTGT
Protein-coding sequences here:
- a CDS encoding RES domain-containing protein, with amino-acid sequence MAVAWRIAKARHAVYDGTGAMLRGGRWNWPGRLVIYASDTFAGAVLEILAHALRPRTLPGPHHAVRINIPDDLIEVLDPAELPGWDAKDSPEALRFGDGWLEQARSAVLIVPAVASRPIGRNVLINPLHPDSERIVTSEAFPVPWVERLF
- a CDS encoding DUF2384 domain-containing protein; its protein translation is MSIRAPAVARIMGGERTLRRRIRTLDELREAVENGLPVEALDRAVHHIIGEGPEASELKYRIVPKTTLQRRRKRLNPEESQRLERLARMAALAEEVWEDPALAHEFLTSRQPQLGGERPVDLARSDLGTRQVEELLFRLEYSLPV